From the genome of Vicia villosa cultivar HV-30 ecotype Madison, WI unplaced genomic scaffold, Vvil1.0 ctg.000106F_1_1, whole genome shotgun sequence:
AATCTATTCCCCCATCTcctcttcttttctcttcttttcataCCAAAAAAAATTCCTTTTTCTCCATCTAAAAGACAGCCTAGGAAAAGATCTTAGCTTCTAAAGATATTGTTCTcttttcaaaagcttcttctcAGAATTAGAAATTTTTCACAGCTTCCTCTCATCACTTCCataacctttttttattttttttttcctattttcacTATTTTCAATCCCTTTTTATAACCACTTTTTTTTGTTCAGCTTTTGTCTCATCTACTTTTGCTTAATTTACAAGCTATGGATTCTGGTAATAGTGGAAGCATTTCTTCAAGTGGTGATGAAGAATATGATTCAAGAACTCATCACCAAACACTTGTTCCTTCAAATTTCTTCAATCCTCAACCTAATCTTCAATTCAATTCCATCTCACACAATCCACAATTGTTTCATCTTGGATCAAACTCAATCTCAAACTCAAACTCAGTTTCTTTCTTTGATCTTTCACCAAACTACCTTCAAAATCTCTCTCAATCCCAACCAAACATAGACACATCTTCATTTCCTCCATCATCTCAAGGActttcatcaccatcatcattatcattttccttacaacaacaacaacatttgaACCAATGTTTGTTAACAACTCCACAAACTCTTGGACTTCATGACAACAATAATGCAAGAACAACAACACCGTCACCGGCGACAACAACAACAGCCAATAATGCAACAAGAAACTCAAAGAAGAGAACAAGAGCTTCAAGAAGAGCACCCACAACAGTTCTAACAACCGACACATCGAATTTCAGAGCCATGGTTCAAGAATTCACAGGTATCCCTGCACCACCTTTTTCAGGTTCTTCTTATTCTCGCCGTCTTGATCTTCTCACTTCCTCCTCTTCTTTAAGATCAACTCACTTCGATCCAACATCAACAACGTCTTCTTTTTACCCTCTCCGTCCTTCACCACAAAAACTCTATCATCAAAATCCATTGCTTTTATCTTCATCCTCATCGCATAACAACAACATGGTTGATGCAACTGTCAACAACAATTATCCACAACAACAGCTACCAATATCTGATTTGGGTTT
Proteins encoded in this window:
- the LOC131624118 gene encoding uncharacterized protein LOC131624118 — encoded protein: MDSGNSGSISSSGDEEYDSRTHHQTLVPSNFFNPQPNLQFNSISHNPQLFHLGSNSISNSNSVSFFDLSPNYLQNLSQSQPNIDTSSFPPSSQGLSSPSSLSFSLQQQQHLNQCLLTTPQTLGLHDNNNARTTTPSPATTTTANNATRNSKKRTRASRRAPTTVLTTDTSNFRAMVQEFTGIPAPPFSGSSYSRRLDLLTSSSSLRSTHFDPTSTTSSFYPLRPSPQKLYHQNPLLLSSSSSHNNNMVDATVNNNYPQQQLPISDLGLPYNNHQQQQHNFMLSMQNQQPIHTFNNLSASSSQQFHPFSLEAFGAKSQHHQQQQQSLSVQSLEDLGVNQGQVNAHLGVDKVVGSSSTGDGVGVGVGVGGGVGSNCKVNFSGSGSITLNHEKTMENNNNNNDNSNNSNRGGEGVDSWICSSD